The Eleginops maclovinus isolate JMC-PN-2008 ecotype Puerto Natales chromosome 10, JC_Emac_rtc_rv5, whole genome shotgun sequence nucleotide sequence TCTTCATACTACTGACTCAGGCCAGAACACGAATGTTTAGAATGTTTTCTAGTGGAAATAATCAAGTCAGAAGTTCTCATTGACTTCTTCACAATTTGACTCatttttgcaaccagtggagtCGCCCCCCTACTGGAGGTTAGAGATAGTGTCACTTAAACTGCAATATGTCCAGTAAGTAATCAGAGTCCATATTTGTAGCAATGCATGTCCTAAAAAGTGCTTAAATTATGTTAAATATCAGTGTTTATGGTGGTTTACCCATTATACATCTATTTCAAATGAGCTTTTTATACAAACTGCTAGAAAACAGCTGATTTTatggtttttattatcataataATCAGTGGCGTTCCTATTTTTCCTCATCCCAGGAAGTTCCTCCGGCAGCAGCTGCGAGGGAAGAACTGTGAACTCCTATTGGTCGTCTCAGAGGAAGTGGAAGCGCACCAAACATGGCGGTCGGACGGCTAGGGGTTTAACTTGCCCCTCTCAACGGGCCAATCACAGGACAGGAAGTCAAGTCGTTGCACAGCCAATCACGTGGATGTATCTTTCCTTGCTTCTTTTTTGAGGCTTTGTTTACACAGCCATTGCCGGACTCGTTATCGGAGAGGATGCAGAGCAATGAAGGAAGCAAACACTTTACAGGGAGAATCACAGTCCTTCACTCACAACACACTTATACACATCTggtgtttttatatatactgtatattgactATTTTCCAAAGtcagttttgtttctttttactgtTTCCAAAGTGATGGGAGTTCATGAAAGATGCTGTTTATCCGCAGTGCCGCTCCCGGCTTCAGCCATGTTTCCCGTCCTTCACTTTCACCAAAGCGTGCCCTTTCTGCCCCTTGTTTTCATCATATCACAGGTCAAAAATCAAGTGGTTCACCACGTTGCCAACTTTGTATTTCATCCACTTTCCCACCAACACAGTTTTATATGCAACAGAGCAATGCAACTCCCGGGCCGAGCACTCCCTCTTCTGGACGCTTGACACGGCATCATTTATCCAGCTTTCTGTCATTTTTGCATCAAATGGTtactttaaagtagagaagAGTGCCGGAAATAAGGCTAAAGTAATGGTTTTCATCTCTCATTAGAGTGATACTGCATACAAGAAGAAAGGAAATTAGGGAGAAAACCTTCTATTGTAATTATTCAAAACTCACAGAAATGTGCCGTACTTTATGTAAACAGCAGTCACATCTCAGGTCCTCTTTTAAAGCTAGATCTGGAGTTTATCGAGCAAGAGTGCAAAAAACCATTGGATGCTAACGATAATCATGTCTGATTGGACTTCAACTGGTTCATCAGGTCATATATTTCAAATGAGGGGGATGAGAACGTGTTTCTATTTCTCTTCAAATAatctttttgaaaataacacacTGTTTCAGCCCAGGGAGCTTAACAGTTaatttttgacttttaaagaggccctattctgctttatTGGGGTCTTTGCCTCTGCTGTAGTGTGTTgaataggtttttgtgcatgtaaacggtctgcatAAGCTAAAATTCCCTCCAGAGCAGCAGGCTacgctctggtttcagacggagggtgaaaagaggtgctgcagcaggcagtgtgagaacattaaagcatgcagacatgtcacagtagagacactaaacactgatatgaacctgaaaatgagcagaatagggccccttcaaaATGAAACCTGCCAAAAAAAGAATCTGAGAAGACGACATAATAAATCATAAACACTAAGCGAGGGTCTCAAATGTGCAAGAGGAGGTTTTAGAAAAGTGTGTtcaggaggagatggagcagtGTGCCTAGGTGTAGAGTAAAgtagagaagaaaggaaagaagattCTGTGTTTTTTGGGCGGATTTCTGTGAAAGGAGCCTTACGAGAGATTCCTCTGTTTGTAGCTTTGAAATCAGCTCGAGAGAAACTGTTATTTCTATTGTCTCTAAACGACGATATTGGCCTTaacttgtttacatttaaaatatatacgTGTTGCTCTGAAAGACTAAGATGCCATTTATCAAGAGATTTAATCCAAAGCACCAATTCATCAGACCATTTAAATACGATGCTTTCACTTTTGCAGCCGAGGGCTTTGTGTCATTTATAAGGACATGTTCTCCTCGACGGTGCAGGTCTCACTTTGGATCTTCAGCCTCTCAATGGGGCATTATATCAAAGTGAAGCATCAGAGAGTTTGTCCTTTATTTGCTTTTGGAGATTTTTGGACCTAATCACTTCATGTCTCACGATTGCATTTATTCaacatgtgctttttttttttttttgccatgacAATCCATTCAACCCATCCTACTTAAGGAATCCTGATTGttgtatttctattatttttttgcatagAAATAAAATGCTTATAATGGCACTTTATGTATAAacagaagtgtgtttgtgtttaatttattattgaAACAACTTATAATCTGCTCATGTATTGTTTACTTAAGGTACAAATGTACAGATTTGAGGTACTTGATTCGTAACTGATTTATACTTAATATAATTTAGACAGTTCTTTAACGTAACTAAGTATTTCAACATTGTTTTacacatacttttatttttaaaaaagacgCATATTCCACCtttgaaagtatttttgattgtattatttttaatcttttatttagaattttcttgtcttattcattttttaaatttcaacttgaatgtatttattttggtttagtTTACGTCCACGCTGAACCATGGGGCTGCTGGCGGCGTGCGCGTACTCACTATAAACAACGGAGCGCGCAAACGGACACGGGAGCGCGCAGAGTGGTGTGCAGATGTGTCGCAGATTTTGTAAAGTCACTGCTCAGATACATCCAGCTGGAGGAGGGGTCTGCAGGTTAACCGACCCGAAAATAACGCGTCGTTGACGGGGAGGACACAGCCGAAGCACGGCTAACATCTCCCGGTTTGCTCGGTTTGTAAACACAGGGGGGTTTTACTTTGACAGGTGAAAACGTGCGCACACATGGAGCTGTCAGCTATAGGAGAGCAGGTGTTTGCTGTGGAGTGCATCCTGAAGAAGAGAGTTAAGAAGGTAACATTTATCAGCATTTAGGAGGGATTTCTAGGGATGCTACTTTGCATGCTAATGAAATGCGGAGAGATTAATGGCAGTAATCTGGTTAGTGCTGTGAGAGGAGGATGTCTCTTCAATGTTGTCAATGCAGATTATCATGTGAGGTGTTTGGATAAAGCAGATTCGTTTTGTGTTCATACAAAGTCAGCATATGTTGACAGATGCAGGGGTGCAGCTAGATATTTTTGGGGTGCTTGAAAGTGCATGAGGGGGCCCTCTAATTTCACATTACTATTAAATGTAGTTTAGAGACTTTCTGGAGTATGCTAAAGTACAGCCTGAGCTAAGATCTAAAGTTAGGGCAAGATaccttttaattcaatttattttaaaagctttattgaCAAATCCACAATAGCTGCAGCGTAGTTTCCCAGGCTCCTCATACAGTGCAATATACAACATACTTAAGAtatcaaagtaaataaaggataATGCAAGAAGAAATAGGAAGTGCAAAAGAAACAACGGtgcaaataaaatgcagaaagtaaacaaacatgtcaaataCAGTCAATTGAAATACTCTATAGTGGACTAAAACTCTGCATGATGTtctaatatataaataaatatgtaggCTGCAAACAGGTGTATAAGTTCGACACATAAGTAGGTAAggaaattgtatttgttgtcaTTCTGCAACACAGGGTTGTTGAAGTCTAGCCAAAAGAAAACTGAAGTACAAATTTGCATCAGATGAAATCTAACCTATAGCAACAGAAACTACCTGGAAGTCTCTCAGAAGATCATTTCCCAGACACATAACTCAAAAGAAATTACAAATGTGACGTTATGGTACAGTTAGCACTCTGAAGACACTCTTGGCTAAGCTGTATGTGCTCTTCTCTTAGTTTCCTccaaacaatgtgtttttaatcctCACATTTAGAGTTAGATGTAGCTTGATAAAAGAGTTAAATAGCTCAATAAAAGTCTATATTATCAGTGTGTGCATTGGAGATTTATTTGCCATTAATTGTCTTTATAAATGGTTTTAGTTGAAGCTTAAAACGAGGCTTCACAGCAAAGTGAAAGTCAGGATATAGATCTGTAGAAACCACATGTGGACTATATCTGTCCTCCAATAACATGCTCACTGTTAAACTGTGAGATAAAGCAAACCCAAGTTAAAGGTAGATTAACCGTAGTATTACAGTGCATTTAGACTCTTATCAATCCCCGATCTAGAGAGGATTTGGGGTCCACAGAGAGCATCATATTTGGGCTTTATGAGTCCATGATTTCCATTGCAAGTTAAGGAAGATGAGAGCACTTTTATTTGAGGTCTCACCCAATGTTGAGCCTTTTGACTGCAATACTGGGTGAGTAAAACAAAGTCGGGAAATGGGGTGACTTCACCCTCTGAAGGTATTATGGGATGATGTCAGCGGGGGTGACTAACTCTGAGAGGGTTCGCTGGTAGATGGAAAACATTCGGTACATCTGACGTCGTCTAACCATTACTGAAGGGTGCACGTTCAGTAATTTTGGAAGTGGATGTACTGTAAAGGTTTTGAAATATCGTCCTGCACAAGAACTGTATTAGAAAGCAAGAACTGAGTGGTAAATATgcattgttcttgttttttcgTTAATGTATATGTAGATGGGACAATCCTGCATCATACAGGGCAGTATTAGAAAGAACTGTGGATattctctgatgttttttaaactgaacATGTTCCTCTCCACAGGGGAATGTGGAGTATCTGTTAAAGTGGAAAGGATGGCCTCCAAAGTAAGTTACACATATAAAACTAATAGGAAAGTTGCACATGTTCATTATATTCACATGAAAGTACCATGGCTGCATAACAGATAcgcaaaatgttctttttaatgttaaaaaaaaactgtattaagGGAGTGTTTTTGATACCTCGCAGATACAGCACATGGGAACCAGAGGAACATATTCTGGATCAGCGCTTGGTGAAGGCCTACGAAGAGAAGTAAGACTCCAAAACACACGTCTTCATTTGATGTAGGATGTTTAAATGACTAACACTAATAACTGTAAACGTATATGACACTCTAGGTATAATTTTTCTTAtacataataaacaataaacaacgTAATGTTTAATCATCTCTTAAAGGAAAACATGATGAGgtgattttatttgttcatgtgaaacattttgaaaggtgAAATATACATAGagtaattattatttgtgttaaaattatttattttaatgtttatatttatttattgttattgatgttattgtttaaatgtatatatttatttattactattattatttattgtttttatacatatatatgtattattattattattatttattttattgtttatatatatatttaatattattatttattttattgtttatatatttatttaatattattatttatttgattgtttatttatttattaatattatttatttgattgtttatttatatatttaatattattatttatttgattgtttatttatatatttaatattattatttatttgattgtttatttatttattattattatttatttgattgtttatttatatatttaatattattatttatttgattgtttatttatttatttattattattatttatttgattgtttatttatttattattattatttatttgattgtttatttatttatttattattattattttattgcttatatttatttatttacctttttaaaattatttgaacttttatattattatattttttaaacatttatttatatattattttctttagagagcagaaagagaaacaattGGGACAGAGGAGAAAAGGACCCAAACCCAAAAGACTCATTCTGCAGGTACAAACCTGGCACACCTGTATTTCCTTTGCTCTGTACACAGAACAAGTGTCACTCATCATCTTCTGCTCTTTATTCAGGACACGGTTTACACCATGGATCTGCGCAGCGCTCACAAGCCTCCGGAtgatcctcctcttcctcgtcttcGTCTCTCCCTGACCCGCTCCCTGCTgccggaggaagaggagcagtcGTTCGcttcctgcaggaggagcagagagacacaGGTGCAGCATCCAGGAAGCAAAACCTGGAGGTCAAAGTTCACATGTCTTCACTCCAACCCTCCGAGTCCCACAGCCGAGGACTGGGAGGGccggggggaggaagaggaggaggatgaggaggatgaggaggagacagagaagagCACTTTAGATGGTAAGTATGTcagatttcttcttcttctttttaaatgtgtaatttttgGAGGATATCACTAAACCTCTCCTGATGTCCGTCTGCTGATGATCT carries:
- the cbx7b gene encoding chromobox protein homolog 7 produces the protein MELSAIGEQVFAVECILKKRVKKGNVEYLLKWKGWPPKYSTWEPEEHILDQRLVKAYEEKEQKEKQLGQRRKGPKPKRLILQDTVYTMDLRSAHKPPDDPPLPRLRLSLTRSLLPEEEEQSFASCRRSRETQVQHPGSKTWRSKFTCLHSNPPSPTAEDWEGRGEEEEEDEEDEEETEKSTLDGKERMNSIGPEEEEEEEEEEEEEEEEEKDLDDVWRPVVAPGEVTVTDVSLNSLTVTFRESTVARGFFREPETLRI